A genomic stretch from Candidatus Poribacteria bacterium includes:
- a CDS encoding methyltransferase domain-containing protein → MDSHVTPLTDESYWTTLWDGQQHKVRHLRWAYVANRQLAELFHRALAGFKEPTLIELGCADSLWLPYLARNYESTCYGVDFSELGCQLAERNLALAGAKGTIICEDLFDFAKEQQTVFDFVYSMGLIEHFSTPKAILEEMYNLLKPGGTMLTITPNLRGMYTPIARVASPKLLATHKVIPPVGLAAVLQDTGFHVTEYGYTGGPLKLSVVDYSPWRAVIGKWGHEVLCKCVNLTDIVIGNLLAVIRVPNQQLTSPYVYALCTKPNST, encoded by the coding sequence ATGGATTCACACGTTACACCCTTGACAGATGAATCCTATTGGACAACGCTCTGGGATGGGCAACAGCATAAAGTACGGCACCTGCGCTGGGCTTATGTGGCGAATCGACAACTCGCTGAATTGTTTCACCGTGCGCTTGCGGGTTTTAAAGAACCGACCCTGATTGAGTTGGGCTGCGCCGATTCATTGTGGCTTCCGTATCTTGCCCGCAACTATGAAAGCACTTGCTATGGGGTTGACTTTTCAGAATTGGGGTGTCAACTCGCCGAACGCAACCTTGCGCTTGCAGGAGCGAAAGGCACAATCATCTGCGAAGATCTGTTTGATTTTGCCAAAGAGCAGCAGACAGTATTTGATTTTGTTTACTCAATGGGGTTAATAGAACATTTCAGCACACCGAAAGCAATTTTGGAAGAGATGTACAATCTTCTGAAACCGGGTGGCACAATGCTTACAATAACGCCGAATTTGCGTGGCATGTATACACCCATAGCCCGCGTTGCGAGTCCGAAACTCCTTGCAACCCACAAAGTAATTCCACCGGTGGGTCTTGCTGCGGTATTACAAGACACTGGATTTCACGTCACTGAGTATGGATATACGGGTGGTCCTTTGAAGTTGAGTGTTGTCGATTATTCACCCTGGCGAGCAGTTATTGGTAAATGGGGTCACGAAGTGCTTTGTAAATGTGTTAACTTAACAGATATTGTTATTGGAAATCTATTGGCGGTGATTCGCGTGCCGAATCAGCAGTTGACATCACCTTATGTGTATGCCCTCTGTACAAAACCAAATAGTACGTGA
- a CDS encoding CvpA family protein produces the protein MTKLDIGILILVALAGLSCYRAGFTRSVWGIFALGTGFATACQFWPSLARFIQKFIENPTFAKWGSIVALIIITSIIVDTLFERIQRIIEKGVLGWLNRLLGLCFGIASGGLLIAFALILLNTYAGDGFKKEIANSRFAPQLLDVGNRVWAVSKQHVQKQLDSK, from the coding sequence ATGACGAAATTAGATATAGGTATCCTTATTCTTGTCGCATTAGCCGGATTGAGTTGTTACCGTGCAGGTTTTACTCGAAGTGTTTGGGGGATATTCGCCCTCGGGACAGGTTTCGCGACTGCCTGTCAATTTTGGCCCTCCCTCGCAAGATTCATTCAAAAATTCATAGAAAATCCGACCTTCGCGAAATGGGGGAGCATTGTTGCTCTGATTATCATTACCTCTATTATAGTTGACACGCTCTTTGAACGCATCCAGCGAATTATTGAGAAGGGAGTTTTGGGTTGGTTAAACCGTCTGCTCGGTCTCTGCTTCGGTATTGCTTCAGGCGGACTTTTAATCGCCTTCGCGCTCATTCTTCTCAATACCTATGCGGGTGACGGTTTCAAAAAGGAAATTGCGAACTCTCGTTTTGCTCCACAACTCCTTGATGTTGGTAATCGCGTTTGGGCAGTTAGTAAACAGCATGTACAAAAACAGCTCGATTCCAAATGA
- a CDS encoding tetratricopeptide repeat protein: MLCIGDAHFNALPFLIEAVYLNQTSSLALLHFQQATLSYGQACYVEAIQHYLAGLKLGAAQHHYIYADLAKAYEMVGQWDKALACLDIALRLCPDSPTTLRRKARILDEKACYDTLICADDFREPPPQEFLERLQEDPTTSPQWVVNSEFFDLTCHSPMKPQTVWNIYRLIHQTRAEIGEMLGGYPIAQVPISITNTNGMTVSERSLPKWASGYYDGGIHLAYCAAGEPVLSILYALLRHEWVHLLVHHLTQGHCPMWLNEGLAQNLARPMFQSERFALEHATEKKGLLSFSTLSESFSELPTKSRKLAYIQSAAIADFLIQQFGFPKIRELLYELRNGIQTKDAVEKVFERTLAEIPLAGAC; this comes from the coding sequence GTGCTGTGCATTGGGGACGCACACTTCAATGCACTTCCATTCCTTATAGAGGCAGTGTACTTAAATCAGACCAGTTCGCTGGCATTATTGCATTTTCAGCAAGCTACGCTCAGCTACGGACAAGCGTGCTACGTTGAAGCCATCCAACACTACCTCGCTGGCTTGAAATTAGGAGCAGCACAGCACCACTACATCTATGCAGACCTTGCGAAAGCATACGAGATGGTCGGTCAGTGGGATAAGGCGTTGGCATGCCTTGACATCGCGCTGCGATTATGCCCGGATTCACCGACAACTCTTCGCCGGAAAGCACGTATCCTTGATGAGAAAGCGTGTTATGACACACTGATTTGTGCGGATGACTTTCGGGAACCACCGCCCCAAGAATTTCTCGAACGCTTGCAAGAGGACCCTACAACATCCCCTCAATGGGTCGTAAATTCTGAATTTTTCGATCTCACCTGTCATTCACCAATGAAACCCCAGACGGTGTGGAATATCTACCGTCTCATCCATCAAACCCGGGCAGAAATCGGCGAGATGTTGGGGGGCTACCCCATCGCCCAAGTCCCCATCTCAATTACAAACACAAACGGTATGACAGTGTCAGAACGTTCTCTCCCGAAATGGGCGAGCGGGTATTATGACGGCGGCATTCACTTGGCATACTGTGCGGCTGGTGAACCTGTACTGAGTATCCTATATGCGCTCCTCCGACACGAGTGGGTCCATCTGTTAGTGCATCACTTGACGCAAGGACACTGCCCGATGTGGCTTAACGAAGGACTTGCACAAAACCTCGCACGTCCAATGTTCCAATCTGAACGATTTGCATTAGAACACGCGACCGAGAAAAAGGGGCTTCTCTCTTTCTCTACCTTAAGCGAATCGTTTAGCGAACTGCCTACGAAATCCCGGAAATTAGCCTATATCCAATCCGCAGCGATAGCTGATTTTCTCATTCAGCAATTCGGTTTCCCAAAAATTCGCGAACTCCTCTATGAACTCAGGAACGGCATTCAGACAAAAGACGCAGTCGAAAAGGTGTTTGAGCGAACTCTGGCAGAAATACCGTTAGCAGGTGCGTGCTGA
- a CDS encoding FHA domain-containing protein has product MRFWRKSRRFDISADELKKAEMLEAYTRWLKNERLSRKQKRLLKEFNSSPAFRPLKQLVDFAHYRFEERENIMPRPGSEERVRARVMAEIRGDAPETVSADGLEPQLGYSPHGMGSETTEIMQIHASLPNTDTIEQWDTEQPTAPSEELKRYDTIQTLSRLHIRFEQKDEDVYVTDLGSSETTYVDDERVETQTRVQPGATLKCGKVSFKVVNIK; this is encoded by the coding sequence ATGCGCTTTTGGAGGAAATCGCGGAGGTTTGATATCTCAGCAGATGAATTAAAAAAAGCAGAGATGTTGGAAGCCTACACGCGTTGGCTAAAAAACGAAAGGCTATCACGTAAACAGAAACGGCTTCTGAAGGAATTCAACAGTTCACCGGCGTTCCGACCATTGAAACAGTTGGTCGACTTTGCACACTATCGCTTTGAAGAGCGAGAAAATATTATGCCGCGACCTGGATCAGAAGAACGGGTGAGAGCCCGCGTGATGGCGGAAATTCGAGGGGACGCACCAGAAACCGTTTCTGCTGACGGACTGGAGCCGCAACTCGGCTATAGTCCGCACGGTATGGGTAGTGAGACCACTGAAATTATGCAGATTCACGCGTCTCTACCGAACACCGACACAATAGAGCAATGGGACACTGAGCAGCCGACCGCACCTTCAGAGGAATTGAAACGTTACGACACAATCCAAACGCTTTCCCGTTTACACATCCGATTTGAACAGAAAGATGAAGATGTGTACGTCACAGATTTAGGAAGTTCCGAGACAACTTATGTTGACGATGAACGCGTTGAGACACAGACGCGTGTTCAACCTGGGGCTACGCTAAAATGTGGAAAAGTCAGTTTTAAAGTCGTCAACATCAAATAA
- a CDS encoding RNA polymerase sigma factor produces MARQTTNDLSAVEDTYLATQAKAGNDAAFRQLFDKHYKWVYNKAHRMLGNYQDAEEVASDVFIKVWQKLGKWNTEQGSFQAWLNTVARNTIIDAIRKRDRIRERPLSGLPDEDEQPLSQYEDPRPGPDQEFEAAEAQRILEGALEQVTKPNHRIAWMLRHLEGYSIAEIARILNRKDGTVKIWIFRCTEELRKILIAKGIQWIY; encoded by the coding sequence ATGGCGCGCCAAACAACTAACGACTTATCTGCTGTCGAAGATACCTATCTCGCGACGCAAGCGAAAGCGGGTAATGATGCTGCGTTTAGGCAATTGTTCGACAAGCACTATAAGTGGGTGTATAATAAAGCCCACCGGATGCTTGGGAACTACCAAGATGCGGAAGAGGTAGCCTCAGATGTGTTTATCAAGGTCTGGCAAAAACTGGGCAAATGGAACACAGAGCAGGGCAGTTTTCAAGCATGGCTAAATACGGTGGCCCGAAATACGATTATTGATGCGATACGGAAACGAGATCGGATCCGAGAACGTCCGCTCAGCGGTTTACCCGATGAGGATGAACAGCCCCTGAGTCAATACGAGGACCCGCGTCCGGGACCCGACCAAGAATTTGAAGCCGCGGAAGCACAAAGAATCTTGGAGGGTGCCCTTGAACAGGTAACGAAACCCAACCATCGTATTGCATGGATGCTGCGACACTTGGAAGGTTATAGTATTGCAGAAATCGCCCGCATTCTGAACCGGAAAGACGGCACTGTGAAAATCTGGATTTTTCGGTGTACAGAAGAATTGCGGAAAATTTTGATTGCTAAAGGTATCCAATGGATATATTAA
- the thiE gene encoding thiamine phosphate synthase, with translation MKNIGVLHVITDTTLQSRFTHVELAELAIQGGADTVQFRQKQGTTRELVATAQAMQKVCETHKVPLIVNDRADIALAIGAAGAHFGQDDMHVSIGRRILPTKAIIGASARTEEKILEAITEGADYIGFGPIYGTTSKPDAETAKGLERLRRMCDIAACPVIAIGGIGVETAGDVIRTGAHGIAVISAVCAHPEPDVATQALLNEIQGAK, from the coding sequence ATGAAAAATATCGGTGTTCTTCACGTTATCACAGATACGACGCTGCAATCGCGGTTCACACACGTTGAACTAGCGGAATTAGCAATTCAAGGCGGTGCCGATACAGTACAATTTCGGCAAAAACAGGGAACGACCCGTGAATTGGTAGCAACAGCACAAGCGATGCAGAAGGTATGCGAGACGCACAAAGTCCCGTTGATTGTCAATGATAGAGCAGATATCGCGCTGGCTATCGGTGCAGCAGGTGCACATTTTGGACAAGACGATATGCATGTCTCTATCGGGAGACGGATTTTACCCACGAAAGCCATCATCGGGGCATCTGCCCGAACCGAAGAGAAGATTCTCGAAGCGATTACGGAAGGTGCTGATTACATCGGGTTCGGTCCTATCTACGGCACGACTTCAAAACCGGACGCGGAGACGGCTAAGGGATTAGAACGCCTCCGTCGGATGTGCGACATCGCGGCATGTCCAGTTATCGCCATTGGTGGCATCGGGGTCGAAACCGCCGGTGATGTCATTCGGACGGGGGCACACGGTATTGCTGTGATCTCCGCTGTTTGCGCGCATCCTGAACCCGATGTCGCAACACAGGCACTACTGAACGAAATTCAGGGAGCAAAATAA
- a CDS encoding DUF2851 family protein — protein MNDAEKVEHTFKQFRELDETYKPDLDKIDEAFVQKLWNEQRFFDTNMQAIDRRTIRVLKPGIWNHNEGPDFMHAEIEIDGKLQIGDVEIHVQSSEWYDHKHHLNSRYNRVILHAVYFDDDINLRTRLQNGKRIPTLEFLKWVNADIGDLYNNAQEAASEDGICRVTGKPLNMEVLKGVFESLGRERFLEKVESMRLLRTRLEFEQLLYEGIMEALGYARNNKAMRELAQHVPFTDLDEKSELEIQATLFGVAGLLPSQREKPLPIEVTSDPSIVALEKSWYASEYAELPQRMTDARWSFTSRPVNHPVRRIAAVGQLIHRCQGSLMMYFLPTCEKTIHLEGPRSLQKIGKELRTLLTLEPTGYWETHFSFGINNPRKEALIGNARAVDIIVNKILPVIYIWAVEAESQKLQDAILRLYSASPKSTGNKIISQINEQIFTETQQLRHLKPTAKIEQGVIRLYKNYCADWLCDLCPILEHGAVLSEDS, from the coding sequence ATGAATGATGCAGAAAAAGTTGAACACACCTTTAAACAGTTCAGGGAACTCGATGAGACTTACAAGCCAGATCTGGATAAAATAGACGAGGCGTTTGTTCAGAAACTGTGGAATGAGCAGCGTTTCTTTGACACCAACATGCAGGCGATTGATAGACGTACGATCCGTGTGCTAAAACCGGGCATCTGGAACCATAACGAAGGACCTGATTTTATGCACGCCGAGATTGAAATTGACGGCAAACTCCAAATCGGCGATGTTGAAATCCATGTCCAATCTTCGGAGTGGTATGACCATAAGCATCACCTTAATTCCAGATACAATCGCGTTATCCTCCATGCTGTGTATTTTGACGATGACATCAACCTGCGGACGCGGCTTCAGAATGGCAAACGCATCCCAACCTTAGAATTCCTGAAATGGGTTAATGCGGACATCGGTGACCTATATAACAATGCTCAAGAGGCGGCTTCAGAAGATGGCATCTGCCGAGTTACGGGGAAACCGCTGAACATGGAGGTGCTGAAAGGCGTTTTTGAATCGTTAGGACGTGAACGCTTCTTAGAAAAAGTAGAATCAATGCGTCTGCTAAGAACGCGGCTTGAATTTGAACAACTCCTCTACGAAGGTATTATGGAAGCACTGGGGTATGCCCGCAATAACAAGGCGATGCGTGAGTTAGCGCAGCACGTTCCTTTCACAGATCTCGATGAGAAATCCGAGTTAGAGATTCAGGCTACTCTCTTCGGAGTCGCTGGACTTTTGCCATCACAACGGGAGAAACCGTTACCAATTGAGGTAACAAGTGACCCAAGCATTGTGGCATTAGAAAAATCGTGGTATGCTTCAGAATATGCTGAACTTCCGCAACGCATGACGGATGCACGTTGGAGTTTCACAAGTAGACCTGTTAATCACCCTGTCCGGCGTATCGCCGCGGTGGGTCAGTTAATTCACCGCTGCCAAGGTAGCCTCATGATGTATTTTCTACCCACGTGTGAAAAAACCATCCATCTGGAAGGCCCGCGGTCCCTGCAAAAGATCGGAAAAGAACTCCGTACGCTGTTAACACTTGAACCGACGGGCTACTGGGAAACACATTTTAGTTTCGGAATAAACAACCCTCGGAAAGAAGCCTTGATTGGAAATGCGAGAGCGGTAGATATTATTGTCAACAAGATACTACCGGTTATTTATATTTGGGCAGTTGAAGCAGAAAGTCAGAAACTCCAAGACGCAATATTAAGACTCTATAGTGCCTCTCCGAAGTCAACCGGAAATAAGATTATCAGTCAAATTAATGAACAGATTTTCACGGAAACGCAGCAGCTGCGTCACTTAAAACCGACAGCAAAAATTGAGCAAGGGGTTATTCGTCTTTACAAGAACTACTGTGCTGATTGGCTCTGCGACCTCTGCCCTATTTTGGAACACGGTGCGGTTCTATCGGAGGACAGTTAG
- a CDS encoding tetratricopeptide repeat protein yields the protein MKIFLSVSALIFLCVLPMRASASAFDFADSLFQEGDYLNAAHEYKRILFLHPDTTHIDFIAFRVAASYQNAGQLEKAIRAYQFLIDTYPDSPLVERSTNNIAQCHILLGDKERGIASLENFLAKHKSSDLAPLAHFTIGMLHIDRKEWAAASGIWNDVFLTYPESRFAEVSAKLAGIVENVDVLPRRSPTVAGVLSALVPGSGQVYSGRRVDGFYTFMSVAVLGSASVYYARKERYEVAIPVAALGLLLYGNNIYQGIQAAETFNLQHEERFRNQIQQEIRDSGLFGAISMPKDNVKLTVWHARF from the coding sequence ATGAAAATTTTCCTTTCCGTTTCCGCTTTAATTTTCCTATGCGTCCTGCCAATGCGTGCCTCAGCATCGGCGTTCGACTTTGCAGATTCGCTTTTCCAAGAAGGCGACTACCTAAACGCCGCACATGAGTATAAACGGATCCTCTTTCTACACCCCGATACCACACATATCGACTTTATAGCCTTCCGTGTTGCCGCATCATATCAGAATGCTGGACAATTGGAGAAGGCAATTCGCGCCTATCAGTTTCTGATTGACACCTACCCGGACAGTCCACTTGTTGAACGTTCCACAAACAACATTGCTCAATGCCATATCCTCTTAGGTGATAAAGAACGTGGGATTGCTTCACTCGAAAATTTTCTTGCCAAACACAAGAGCAGCGATTTAGCACCGCTCGCGCACTTTACAATCGGAATGCTCCATATAGATAGAAAAGAATGGGCAGCGGCAAGTGGGATATGGAACGATGTCTTTTTAACCTATCCAGAAAGTCGTTTTGCTGAAGTAAGTGCAAAGTTAGCAGGTATCGTAGAAAACGTTGATGTTCTGCCCCGTCGTTCTCCGACAGTTGCGGGTGTACTCTCAGCGTTGGTGCCGGGAAGTGGACAGGTTTACAGTGGGAGGCGTGTAGATGGGTTCTATACCTTTATGAGTGTGGCAGTGTTAGGCAGCGCGAGCGTCTATTATGCCAGAAAAGAACGCTATGAAGTCGCTATCCCCGTAGCAGCCCTCGGTTTACTCCTTTACGGAAATAACATCTATCAGGGTATCCAAGCAGCAGAGACATTCAATCTGCAGCACGAAGAACGTTTTCGGAATCAAATCCAACAGGAAATCAGAGACTCGGGATTATTTGGGGCAATATCAATGCCAAAAGACAACGTTAAACTCACAGTGTGGCACGCCAGGTTCTGA
- the truD gene encoding tRNA pseudouridine(13) synthase TruD yields MTTLRKANKMFKIAPEDFIVEELPLYDPSREGTHTLFAIQKRNMSTLEAINRIARELHVPSRDFGYAGLKDKNAVTTQTLSVEGVPPERVLKIEQPAIEVLWAERHRHKLRVGHLRGNRFQITVRDLAQDHLSAIKTVMERLATGGAPNRFGAQRFGNKNDSHLIGKALIKSEWETVVRYMLTDDTPQVNGVARRMRRELARKSAEKAVICIPHRLRKLFMSAYQAYLFNRLLEKRSPHLGKLLDGDLAVKHDNGAFFLVTDANTEQRRADALEISPSGPIFGYKMRLPADDVLALETSILVDEGIRFEAFRKVMGIRLPGTRRPLRMQMHCHEVSSVDNTDIRLNFTLPAGGYATVVLDEILSDLKSSGFQAHSA; encoded by the coding sequence ATAACAACCCTACGGAAAGCAAACAAAATGTTCAAAATAGCACCAGAAGATTTCATTGTTGAAGAACTTCCGCTTTATGACCCCTCGCGTGAAGGGACACACACCCTCTTCGCCATTCAAAAACGGAACATGAGTACATTAGAGGCAATCAACCGCATCGCGCGAGAGCTACACGTACCTTCGCGAGATTTCGGTTACGCTGGATTGAAAGATAAGAATGCGGTCACGACCCAGACATTATCTGTGGAAGGAGTCCCACCAGAACGGGTTTTGAAGATTGAGCAGCCTGCTATTGAAGTTTTATGGGCAGAACGGCACAGACATAAATTGAGAGTCGGACACCTGCGTGGCAATCGTTTTCAGATTACAGTCCGCGATTTAGCACAAGACCATCTCTCAGCAATTAAAACGGTCATGGAACGACTCGCGACTGGGGGTGCGCCAAATCGGTTCGGCGCGCAGAGATTTGGAAACAAAAACGATTCACATCTGATTGGCAAAGCACTCATAAAATCGGAATGGGAAACGGTTGTTCGTTACATGCTCACAGATGATACACCACAGGTTAACGGTGTCGCCCGACGCATGCGACGGGAATTAGCGAGGAAATCTGCCGAGAAAGCAGTAATATGCATTCCGCATCGACTTCGGAAACTATTTATGTCGGCGTATCAGGCGTATCTGTTCAACCGCCTACTGGAGAAACGCTCACCGCATTTAGGGAAACTCCTTGATGGCGATCTTGCGGTAAAACACGACAATGGCGCGTTCTTTCTCGTTACAGACGCAAACACTGAACAGCGGCGTGCGGACGCCCTTGAAATCAGTCCGTCAGGACCGATCTTCGGATATAAGATGCGCCTACCAGCTGACGATGTGTTAGCACTGGAGACCTCAATTCTTGTCGATGAAGGAATCCGTTTTGAAGCATTTCGCAAGGTCATGGGTATCCGGTTACCGGGTACACGCCGACCACTGCGGATGCAGATGCACTGCCATGAAGTTTCAAGCGTTGACAATACTGACATCCGTCTTAACTTTACACTCCCCGCAGGTGGTTATGCCACAGTGGTATTGGATGAAATACTCTCTGACTTAAAATCTTCAGGGTTTCAAGCCCACTCCGCATAG
- a CDS encoding SGNH/GDSL hydrolase family protein yields the protein MNNLLFQSGDKVLFIGDSITDCGRRDAHAPLGHGYVRKVTELITAKYPERLITYVNKGIGGDIVEGLERRWDADVIAEEPDWLSVKIGINNASRQHGEGISTEDYLPIWEACYRRILTRAKNELNASLFLFEIFYIEEDVDMPRPLAVDAYNESIHRLAEEFGARLIPTNAAFDLAVAARPGALWTTQDGVHPNAEGHTLMALEFLKQAVW from the coding sequence GTGAATAATTTGTTATTCCAATCTGGAGATAAAGTACTTTTTATTGGGGATAGTATTACAGATTGTGGTCGACGAGACGCACACGCACCGCTGGGACACGGCTATGTCCGCAAAGTAACGGAACTCATCACCGCGAAATACCCGGAACGTCTCATCACTTATGTCAATAAAGGCATTGGTGGTGATATTGTTGAAGGTTTAGAGCGTCGATGGGATGCTGATGTGATTGCGGAGGAACCTGATTGGCTTTCGGTGAAAATCGGTATCAACAACGCCAGTCGGCAGCATGGAGAGGGTATTTCTACGGAAGACTATCTGCCTATTTGGGAGGCTTGCTACCGTCGGATTCTCACACGCGCAAAAAACGAATTAAATGCCTCGCTCTTTCTATTTGAAATTTTCTATATTGAAGAAGATGTTGACATGCCACGTCCGTTGGCTGTAGATGCTTACAACGAGAGCATTCACAGGCTTGCTGAGGAATTTGGGGCGCGGTTGATCCCCACGAATGCTGCTTTTGATCTTGCTGTTGCTGCCCGTCCCGGCGCGCTCTGGACAACCCAAGACGGCGTTCATCCGAATGCCGAGGGACATACCTTGATGGCACTGGAATTCCTCAAACAAGCGGTGTGGTAA
- a CDS encoding tetratricopeptide repeat protein translates to MSTASCLLSLIVFTISGASYAESQQYRYAEQLFESGDYQAARRAYKRFLFDQPDTQLRDVADYRIAESYYHQNLPELAERRFREFSATHPNSPLRFRSQLMLGQLHFDAEKYALARTMLFELLNRSKDVEVIAAAHYLRGWCYVHTSDWNKAITEFRRADASENNRPERKKARQLADTVLNETPLSLKSPEMAGWLSTIIPGSGQLYVGSVKEGIFAAAVTGTFIYLAADAVRERRYVDCAGISLVGWHFYWGNRTDARRLASEYNEQREQEFIEILKRQADGVLP, encoded by the coding sequence ATGTCAACAGCGTCTTGTTTACTCTCACTCATAGTCTTCACAATTAGTGGAGCCTCTTACGCGGAAAGTCAGCAGTATCGTTATGCAGAGCAGCTTTTTGAATCAGGCGATTATCAAGCGGCAAGACGTGCGTATAAACGGTTCCTGTTTGATCAGCCAGACACTCAACTCAGAGACGTAGCGGACTATCGGATTGCCGAGAGTTATTACCATCAAAACCTTCCTGAACTCGCTGAACGCCGCTTTCGAGAATTTTCAGCCACTCACCCGAATTCGCCGCTGCGGTTTCGGAGTCAGTTGATGCTTGGGCAGCTCCATTTCGATGCAGAGAAATACGCACTCGCACGAACAATGCTCTTTGAACTCCTGAACAGAAGTAAAGATGTAGAAGTCATAGCAGCAGCACACTATTTGCGGGGGTGGTGCTACGTTCACACGTCCGATTGGAACAAGGCAATCACGGAATTTCGCCGCGCGGACGCGTCTGAGAACAATCGCCCTGAAAGAAAAAAAGCGCGTCAATTAGCAGACACCGTTCTCAATGAAACACCACTATCCCTGAAATCACCCGAAATGGCAGGATGGCTCTCTACAATTATTCCCGGAAGTGGTCAGTTGTATGTAGGGAGCGTCAAAGAGGGAATCTTCGCAGCGGCAGTGACAGGCACATTCATCTATCTCGCGGCAGATGCCGTTCGTGAACGGCGATATGTCGATTGTGCAGGTATCTCTTTGGTTGGATGGCACTTCTACTGGGGCAACCGAACCGACGCTCGGCGACTTGCCTCCGAATATAACGAACAACGCGAACAGGAATTCATTGAAATCTTAAAACGTCAGGCTGACGGAGTTTTGCCGTAA